A single Schistocerca piceifrons isolate TAMUIC-IGC-003096 chromosome 6, iqSchPice1.1, whole genome shotgun sequence DNA region contains:
- the LOC124802970 gene encoding prostaglandin reductase 1-like produces MVKARKIVLARRFQGEPRPEDFRVEDEELPPLKDGQILAEAVYFSVDPFQRGMGGTEKYGQKVGDTMIGAQVARIVESRAAGFPVGQHIVAYWGWRDRTVADVGPDVPPPVVLSPPMLVPDLGDLPLSLSLGVLGMPGISGYFPLLEVCQPKAGEVVVVTGAAGAVGSIVGQIALIKGCTVIGFAGSDAKVKWLKEELGFHHAFNYKTTDVSTALKQAAPDGVDVYFDNVGGDMSTKVISHMRYRGRIAVIGAISQYNESQSQKLVTLPFTFLVNQLRIEGCSYTRWHDRWDEGITQLQQWVKEGKLKYRETVSHGFANTPKAFIGMLRGENFGKAVVKL; encoded by the exons ATGGTGAAGGCACGCAAAATCGTCCTCGCCAGAAGATTCCAGGGAGAGCCTCGACCGGAGGATTTTCGGGTCGAGGACGAGGAGCTGCCACCCCTCAAGGATGGACAAATCCTAGCTGAGGCAGTCTATTTTAGCGTTGACCCCTTCCAGAGGGGTATGGGAGGCACGGAGAAATACGGACAGAAAGTGGGAGACACCATGATCGGGGCCCAG GTAGCACGGATTGTGGAGAGCCGGGCTGCAGGTTTCCCAGTCGGGCAACACATCGTGGCCTACTGGGGGTGGCGGGACCGCACAGTGGCTGATGTGGGGCCCGACGTGCCGCCCCCCGTCGTCCTGTCGCCGCCCATGCTGGTGCCAGACCTGGGGGATTTGCCGTTATCCCTGTCCCTGGGGGTGCTGGGCATGCCTGGGATCAGCGGCTACTTCCCACTGCTGGAGGTCTGCCAGCCCAAGGCGGGAGAGGTGGTCGTGGTCACTGGCGCTGCAGGAGCTGTGGGCAGCATAGTGGGGCAGATAGCGCTCATCAAGGGCTGCACTGTCATCGGCTTTGCCGGATCTGACGCTAAG GTGAAATGGTTAAAAGAGGAGCTGGGCTTCCATCACGCGTTTAACTACAAGACTACAGACGTGTCCACCGCTCTGAAGCAGGCTGCCCCAGATGGTGTCGACGTGTACTTCGACAACGTGGGGGGCGACATGAGCACTAAGGTCATCAGCCATATGCGCTACCGTGGTCGCATCGCTGTTATCGGCGCCATCTCTCAGTACAATGAGTCTCAGTCCCAAAAGTTGGTCACCCTGCCGTTCACGTTTCTTGTCAATCAACTTCGCATTGAGGGCTGCTCCTATACGCGGTGGCACGACCGCTGGGACGAGGGAATCACCCAACTGCAGCAGTGGGTAAAAGAGGGTAAACTCAAGTACAGGGAAACTGTGAGCCACGGCTTTGCCAATACTCCCAAAGCCTTCATCGGTATGCTGAGAGGCGAGAACTTTGGGAAAGCTGTTGTCAAATTGTGA